A DNA window from Xanthomonas campestris pv. campestris str. ATCC 33913 contains the following coding sequences:
- a CDS encoding GGDEF domain-containing protein codes for MILHLRRDFRLGIVKMLGPITALLLCLYAVYLAMHGQGVACALTAALGLVAVWRGWRMRSAERTGRGGVWLASINVAGCLIGCWSGGDGALPWLFPVLATNYFLCGPQRAVLLSLPLLAALLLLPGLIVSPGQGISTVMVTLVTLAVGYAFSVRMQDDRVHLEELASLDALTGLPNRRMLERALTHQIDQRQPQDRLNSLIILDLDHFKDVNDLYGHAAGDAALADLATILRFEVREPYQVFRFGGEEFVVLLRAGSLAELEAATERLRKVIRNGLRGPGGRITVSLGAARHDGETHWQDWFSRADAALYLAKNGGRDSVRIAD; via the coding sequence GTGATCCTCCATTTGCGGCGGGATTTCCGCCTCGGCATCGTCAAGATGCTCGGGCCGATCACCGCGCTGTTGCTCTGCCTGTACGCGGTGTACCTGGCCATGCATGGCCAAGGGGTGGCATGTGCGTTGACTGCCGCACTCGGCCTGGTCGCGGTGTGGCGTGGCTGGCGCATGCGCAGTGCCGAGCGCACTGGACGCGGCGGGGTGTGGCTGGCCTCCATCAATGTCGCTGGCTGCCTGATCGGCTGCTGGAGCGGCGGCGACGGCGCCCTGCCCTGGTTGTTCCCGGTGCTGGCCACCAATTATTTTCTCTGCGGCCCGCAGCGCGCGGTGTTGCTGAGCCTGCCGTTGCTGGCGGCCTTGCTGTTGCTGCCCGGCTTGATCGTCAGCCCTGGCCAGGGCATCTCCACCGTGATGGTCACCTTGGTGACGCTGGCGGTGGGCTACGCGTTCTCGGTGCGCATGCAGGACGACCGCGTGCATCTGGAAGAACTGGCCTCGCTGGATGCGCTGACCGGCCTGCCCAACCGGCGCATGCTCGAGCGCGCGCTCACCCATCAGATCGATCAACGTCAGCCGCAGGATCGGCTCAACAGCCTGATCATCCTGGACCTGGACCACTTCAAGGACGTCAACGATCTGTACGGGCATGCCGCCGGCGATGCGGCATTGGCTGACCTGGCCACGATCCTGCGGTTCGAGGTGCGTGAGCCCTATCAGGTGTTCCGCTTCGGCGGCGAAGAATTCGTAGTGCTGCTGCGCGCCGGCTCGCTGGCGGAACTGGAAGCGGCCACCGAGCGCTTGCGCAAGGTGATCCGCAACGGATTACGTGGGCCGGGCGGACGCATCACCGTGTCGCTGGGCGCGGCCCGCCACGATGGCGAAACGCACTGGCAAGACTGGTTTTCGCGTGCGGATGCGGCGCTGTATCTGGCCAAGAACGGCGGCCGCGACAGCGTGCGCATCGCCGACTGA
- a CDS encoding sensor domain-containing diguanylate cyclase, with translation MLGGLIFVLIGVGGYITSRQSLTAAAWVSHTQEVIASIDEIQAGLLSAESSARGFVLTDNEAFLGVHADAIGRLPGRIARLEVLVQDNPLQLRNVAALDKLVDMRLVQINDLLHSYRATGLDGARASIAKGVFQTSSALRRQVQLMGELERRQLVSRTQANHDSARWVLWMTAIGILSGLLVMVLAYRLLSRELARRVRAEEEASTSSTRLAESFSTLERTSAGLEALARYSGLLQNCRNAEEALEITARTIAPLVPGVSGAVYLLRASRDRAEQVAAWGTLADGERGSIAPEECWALRRDRTHLVEDASVGMVCQHAGVNLPPHASTVCIPLSAQGTQLGMLALRGDNAQELASLTVAEAAAEQLSLALHNLRLRETLRQQSIRDPLTGLFNRRYLEEALNHELSRCTRRVQPLSVLMLDVDHFKQFNDLHGHSGGDRVLAAIGELLLAQTRGEDICCRYGGEELTIILPEVDLATASAMAEKLRAGIDGLQVMADGVSLPKITASFGVATFPGHAGNAAQLLRKADEALYRAKQAGRNQVVSAVTPGSV, from the coding sequence ATGCTCGGCGGGCTGATCTTTGTGTTGATCGGCGTCGGTGGCTACATCACCTCGCGGCAGTCGCTGACGGCGGCCGCGTGGGTCTCGCATACGCAGGAAGTCATTGCCAGCATCGACGAGATCCAGGCCGGGCTGCTGTCGGCGGAGTCGTCGGCGCGTGGCTTCGTGCTGACCGACAACGAGGCCTTTCTGGGCGTGCATGCCGACGCCATCGGGCGCCTGCCCGGGCGCATTGCACGGCTTGAGGTGTTGGTGCAGGACAACCCCCTGCAACTGCGCAACGTGGCCGCGCTGGACAAGCTGGTGGACATGCGCCTGGTGCAGATCAACGACCTATTGCACAGCTATCGCGCCACCGGGCTGGATGGCGCGCGCGCCTCCATCGCCAAGGGCGTGTTCCAGACCTCTTCGGCGCTGCGCCGGCAGGTGCAACTGATGGGCGAACTGGAGCGCCGGCAGCTGGTGTCGCGCACCCAGGCCAACCACGACAGCGCGCGCTGGGTGCTGTGGATGACGGCGATCGGCATTTTGTCCGGGCTATTGGTCATGGTGCTGGCCTACCGGCTGTTGTCGCGCGAATTGGCCCGCCGTGTGCGTGCCGAGGAAGAAGCCAGCACGAGCAGCACGCGGCTGGCCGAATCGTTCAGCACGTTGGAACGCACCTCGGCAGGATTGGAAGCGCTGGCGCGCTATTCGGGCCTGCTGCAGAACTGCCGCAACGCGGAAGAAGCCCTGGAAATCACGGCGCGCACGATCGCCCCGCTGGTGCCCGGTGTGTCGGGCGCGGTGTATCTGCTGCGCGCCTCGCGCGATCGCGCCGAGCAGGTGGCGGCGTGGGGAACGCTGGCCGATGGCGAACGCGGGAGCATCGCGCCCGAAGAGTGCTGGGCACTGCGACGCGACCGCACTCACCTGGTGGAGGACGCCAGCGTAGGCATGGTCTGCCAGCATGCCGGCGTCAATCTTCCGCCGCATGCGAGCACGGTCTGCATTCCATTGTCGGCACAGGGCACCCAGCTGGGCATGCTCGCGCTGCGCGGCGACAACGCGCAGGAACTGGCCTCGCTGACCGTGGCCGAGGCGGCCGCCGAACAATTGTCGTTGGCGCTGCACAACCTGCGCCTGCGCGAGACGCTGCGCCAGCAATCCATCCGTGACCCGCTGACCGGCCTGTTCAACCGCCGCTATCTGGAAGAAGCGCTCAACCACGAGCTGTCGCGCTGCACCCGACGCGTGCAGCCACTGTCGGTGCTGATGCTGGACGTGGACCATTTCAAGCAATTCAACGACCTGCATGGCCACAGTGGCGGCGACCGCGTGCTTGCTGCGATCGGCGAACTGCTGCTGGCGCAGACCCGCGGCGAAGACATCTGCTGCCGCTACGGCGGCGAGGAACTGACCATCATCCTGCCCGAGGTCGACCTGGCCACCGCCAGCGCGATGGCGGAGAAATTACGCGCCGGCATCGATGGCCTGCAGGTAATGGCCGATGGCGTGTCACTGCCCAAGATCACCGCCTCGTTCGGCGTCGCGACCTTTCCCGGGCATGCAGGCAACGCCGCGCAGTTGCTGCGCAAGGCCGACGAGGCGCTGTATCGGGCCAAGCAGGCCGGGCGCAATCAGGTGGTCAGCGCGGTGACGCCGGGCAGCGTGTGA
- a CDS encoding IS4-like element IS1481A family transposase, which translates to MRASEVLQKCLPNSLSGMHALRERALLHAVEALLHGRRLTLMDIARSWPSALRVRAPLKAVDRLLSNRNLQVERSVIDHEMAHWLLRGAQPVIVIDWSDLKPDKSWCLLRAAVPVGGRTLTLLDMVVPGKQQGSPGAERRFLQQLRALVPDDVRPILVTDAGFRTPWFRAVSAMGWCWVGRLRGRTQVKPQDVRDEADQWIDSRKLHVLASNRACELPPMQANRSDPLDCRLVIYAKARQGRKQCNRRSPAKVSRASSSLKAAAREREPWLIVASPQLQAPSAKQLVNVYARRMQIELAFRDLKSHRYGQALEDSLTRRGERLQILLLINTLAAFASWLAGLGCEATGIAQWLSPRNSTRKLYSTLRIGREALVRQWPMEPVSRWIGRLRALPAAVREQMTLTV; encoded by the coding sequence ATGCGCGCCAGCGAAGTATTGCAGAAGTGCCTGCCCAACTCACTGTCCGGGATGCATGCGTTGCGCGAACGCGCGTTGCTGCATGCGGTCGAGGCGTTGTTGCACGGACGCAGGCTGACACTGATGGACATCGCACGTTCGTGGCCGAGCGCACTGCGGGTGCGCGCGCCGCTCAAGGCAGTTGATCGCCTGTTGAGTAATCGCAATTTGCAGGTCGAGCGATCAGTGATCGACCACGAGATGGCGCACTGGCTGCTGCGCGGCGCGCAGCCGGTAATCGTCATCGACTGGAGCGATCTGAAGCCAGACAAATCGTGGTGTCTGCTGCGCGCAGCGGTGCCGGTGGGCGGCCGCACGCTTACCTTGCTGGACATGGTAGTGCCAGGAAAGCAGCAGGGATCGCCTGGTGCAGAAAGACGCTTCTTGCAACAACTGAGGGCACTGGTTCCGGACGATGTTCGCCCGATCCTGGTCACTGACGCCGGCTTCCGGACACCGTGGTTCCGCGCTGTATCGGCCATGGGCTGGTGTTGGGTTGGGCGACTGCGCGGGCGCACGCAAGTCAAGCCGCAGGACGTGCGGGATGAAGCAGATCAGTGGATCGACAGCCGGAAACTGCATGTGTTGGCGTCCAATCGTGCATGCGAGTTACCGCCGATGCAGGCCAATCGCAGCGATCCACTCGATTGCAGGTTGGTGATTTACGCCAAGGCACGGCAAGGGCGCAAACAGTGCAATCGCCGCTCACCCGCCAAAGTCTCGCGTGCGTCATCGAGTCTGAAGGCCGCAGCGCGCGAGCGCGAGCCTTGGCTCATCGTTGCATCCCCGCAGCTGCAGGCGCCCAGCGCAAAGCAGTTGGTCAATGTGTACGCACGACGGATGCAGATCGAGCTTGCATTTCGCGATCTGAAATCACATCGCTACGGCCAGGCGCTGGAAGACAGTTTGACCCGACGCGGCGAGCGACTGCAGATCCTGCTGCTGATCAATACGTTGGCTGCATTCGCCAGCTGGTTGGCGGGGCTGGGATGCGAAGCGACCGGTATCGCCCAGTGGCTGTCTCCTCGCAACAGCACACGCAAGCTTTACTCCACGCTACGCATCGGCCGAGAAGCGCTGGTCAGGCAGTGGCCGATGGAACCCGTCTCACGGTGGATAGGGCGCTTGCGCGCACTGCCTGCGGCAGTGCGCGAGCAGATGACGCTTACGGTGTAA
- the zorA gene encoding anti-phage ZorAB system protein ZorA, with the protein MNVLWIAATGDWLHALIASIIAVLFLCFLFFVLFRASALLVSLKRLGNAVRLLTGKSPPLVKRELSKLFANSRLQPNWAEYEDTLHEQTANQGIDREIVAVRATVPAESFFNAELVVDSTLHTEFFKHLPGIFTGLGIIATFSGLIAGLQSFDVKAVEPDALKASLGGLFGHVGSAFLLSAVAIGLAMICTIVEKILYAANVHAITSIALALDGLFKSGVGEEYLSKLVRSSEDGAVQTKQLKESLVEDLKALLTNLTERQIEATHQLSNEIGASLETSLQVPLQKIADTVQLASQDQSASAGKMIENLMDTFMAQMRDTMGSQMGDLSGMMQQSAASIMRVEESLRRLVDDMQSATHASSEGIQRAMAELLSSLASHERQQSETLGGAQVQMLTHVQSAVERMASAQAAGANQVGEAAADATRRIVEASAEVQKAGEESSRRAAELTESIHDVTLESIRKLESGAAQVASMMAALNEVVDRLARTSGSLAGLHEQSGQLGSRLDQSSTSLRTSTDTLAIASQALSQASVRVEGVSSLMTTEASAREATLKDIQLALSKGQEAAREFGEYSDMLTVKLGDAMEQFGSKTGAVLNHLMTDFDKELGNAVLMLRDIVERMSLIAASDERRG; encoded by the coding sequence ATGAACGTGCTTTGGATCGCGGCGACTGGCGATTGGCTACATGCTCTGATTGCGTCGATCATCGCAGTCCTTTTTCTCTGTTTTCTCTTCTTTGTCTTGTTCCGGGCGAGCGCGCTTCTGGTGTCATTGAAGCGACTCGGTAATGCTGTTCGGCTGCTGACAGGGAAATCGCCCCCCCTCGTCAAGCGGGAACTCAGCAAGCTCTTTGCCAACAGTCGCCTCCAGCCGAACTGGGCCGAGTACGAGGACACGTTGCATGAGCAGACCGCCAATCAAGGTATTGATCGAGAAATCGTAGCCGTTCGTGCAACCGTCCCCGCAGAATCGTTCTTCAATGCGGAGCTGGTGGTTGATAGCACGCTGCACACAGAGTTCTTCAAGCATCTTCCTGGGATTTTTACCGGGCTCGGAATCATCGCGACCTTCAGTGGGCTCATTGCAGGCTTACAAAGCTTCGACGTCAAGGCGGTAGAGCCGGACGCGCTGAAAGCAAGTCTCGGCGGTCTTTTCGGCCACGTTGGCAGTGCGTTTCTTCTTTCTGCGGTTGCTATTGGTCTCGCGATGATCTGCACGATCGTCGAAAAAATCCTCTATGCAGCAAACGTGCATGCGATCACGTCGATCGCGCTGGCGCTGGATGGTCTTTTCAAGTCTGGTGTCGGCGAGGAATACCTTTCCAAATTGGTGAGGTCTTCTGAAGATGGTGCTGTACAGACAAAGCAGCTCAAGGAAAGCCTGGTTGAAGATCTGAAGGCGCTTTTGACCAATTTGACCGAGCGGCAAATTGAAGCAACACATCAGCTCTCGAACGAGATTGGTGCAAGTCTGGAGACGAGCCTACAGGTGCCGCTCCAAAAGATTGCCGACACGGTGCAGCTCGCAAGCCAGGATCAGTCTGCTTCGGCGGGCAAGATGATCGAGAACTTGATGGACACCTTCATGGCCCAGATGCGCGACACGATGGGTTCTCAGATGGGAGATCTGAGCGGCATGATGCAGCAAAGTGCCGCATCAATCATGCGCGTCGAAGAGAGTCTCCGCAGACTTGTAGACGATATGCAGAGCGCCACTCACGCGTCTTCTGAGGGCATCCAGCGCGCAATGGCGGAGCTCCTGTCGTCGCTCGCATCACATGAGCGCCAGCAATCAGAGACGCTGGGCGGCGCTCAGGTCCAGATGCTGACCCATGTTCAGAGCGCAGTAGAGAGGATGGCATCTGCTCAGGCCGCTGGCGCGAACCAAGTCGGCGAGGCTGCTGCGGATGCAACGCGTCGAATTGTTGAAGCTTCCGCTGAGGTGCAGAAGGCGGGCGAAGAGTCTTCTCGCCGAGCAGCAGAGCTTACAGAAAGCATTCACGACGTGACGCTTGAGTCCATTCGTAAACTTGAGAGCGGCGCTGCCCAGGTCGCATCGATGATGGCGGCGTTGAACGAAGTGGTCGATCGATTGGCGAGAACCAGTGGGTCGCTGGCCGGCCTGCATGAGCAATCTGGACAGCTAGGTTCGAGGTTGGATCAGAGTTCGACCAGCCTCCGGACCAGTACTGACACGCTAGCTATTGCCTCTCAAGCACTGTCTCAAGCCAGCGTCCGTGTCGAAGGTGTTTCCAGCTTGATGACGACCGAGGCGAGTGCGCGCGAGGCAACGCTAAAAGATATCCAGCTGGCGCTGAGTAAGGGTCAGGAAGCTGCGCGCGAGTTTGGCGAATATTCGGACATGCTCACCGTCAAGCTTGGTGATGCGATGGAGCAATTCGGCTCTAAGACCGGCGCTGTGCTGAACCATCTCATGACTGATTTTGATAAGGAGCTCGGGAACGCGGTACTCATGCTGCGCGATATCGTTGAACGTATGTCCCTAATCGCCGCATCGGACGAGCGTAGGGGATAA
- a CDS encoding OmpA family protein translates to MARGRRRNKDDGEKPFWISYADLMTAMMVLFLSAMAVTIAAVTRVVEGPAEIRAREIQSVCEQLGRDLSGVSEIQINCADQRISFPTVGTFGFNSYRLPAEADGALAQLVPAVLNAADGELGKKWLKQVVVEGYTDTKGGYLYNLHLSLQRSEWVLCLLMDPSKNKSLALSDEQLSRVRKLFLAGGVSFNNQRTTADESRRVELRIQFYGVDEPHSAHLDTGSDFMAGADRCQL, encoded by the coding sequence ATGGCCCGGGGTCGGCGCCGGAATAAAGATGATGGAGAGAAGCCATTCTGGATCAGCTATGCAGATTTGATGACGGCGATGATGGTGTTGTTTCTGAGTGCCATGGCGGTCACGATCGCTGCTGTAACGAGAGTAGTGGAGGGGCCTGCGGAGATCAGAGCACGGGAGATTCAATCGGTCTGTGAGCAATTAGGTCGAGATCTATCGGGCGTATCCGAAATTCAGATCAACTGCGCCGATCAACGCATTTCCTTCCCAACCGTCGGGACGTTTGGTTTTAATAGCTATCGGTTGCCGGCAGAGGCTGACGGTGCGCTCGCACAGTTAGTTCCCGCTGTTCTAAATGCTGCTGACGGAGAGCTGGGAAAGAAATGGTTGAAACAGGTCGTCGTGGAGGGATATACCGACACCAAGGGCGGCTATCTCTACAACCTTCATCTAAGTCTGCAGCGGTCCGAATGGGTGCTTTGCCTCTTGATGGACCCATCAAAGAACAAGAGTCTCGCTCTGAGTGATGAGCAGCTGTCTCGAGTGCGAAAGTTGTTCCTGGCTGGCGGCGTGTCTTTCAATAACCAGAGAACGACGGCTGATGAGAGTCGCCGAGTCGAGTTGAGAATTCAGTTTTACGGCGTTGATGAGCCTCATTCAGCGCATTTGGACACTGGATCAGATTTCATGGCAGGCGCGGATAGGTGCCAGCTCTGA